DNA sequence from the Methylacidiphilum kamchatkense Kam1 genome:
TTTTGTCAGACTCCCCAACGGAAAGAGGCTGCAATCAAAGCTCTAAAGGACTACTTACCGCATTGTCGCTGGTTTTCTTCAAAATCCCAGTCAATCACCCAGTTGGAATTCGAAGAGGAGATTTTTTTAGATCCTTTTAGGAAAGAATTTAGCCTGCTTTTTGTTAGGATAACCTATGACAAAGGACCTGAAGCTCAAGATCTTTTTCTTTTGCCTCTCCAAAGAAAAAGTCTTCCCGAAGCTCAGCACAGTGGCAGGGAAATATTGTTTTATTGTGAGGATCTTGCCCTTTGTTGGGTTGAAGCGACCGCCAATAACCATATTAGCCAACTCTTTTTGGAATTGATTGTGCATGAAAAAGAAAGCAAAGGACGTCGTGGCAGTATACGAGGGAGTAGCTCGCAGCTTTTCTTTAACCAAAAGGATATTTCCTTTAAGGAGAAAGGACAATTTTTAGGTACTGAACAATCTAATAGCTCCTACATTTTCGATCAGAAGTTTTTCTTCAAACTCTACAGGAAGCTTGAAGCAGGAGAGAATCCAGAATCTGAAATCCTTTCTTTTTTAACCGAAAAGACCACTTTTGGCAATATTCCAAGCTATCTGGGAAAAATAGAATTCTTCCTCAATGGTAGTAAATATGTCATTGGCTTGTTGACAAAATATGTGCCTAATGAAGGCAATGGTTGGAAAAGAGCTCTTAGTTGTTTAGAAAGATATCATAAATTTGCCCAAGAAATCCTTAGCAGCAGCGACTTGTCTCATTTTCCTATAGAAATATTCCATCAGGATTGTTTTGGTTTGGATGCTATTTATCTTGGAGAAAGAACGGCCGAGCTACACCTTGCTTTAAGCAGTGCTCAAGGCATCGAGGGATTCGAGCCGGTACCACTACAAAAAACGGATCTAAAAATGCTTTTTGAAGAAGCCATGCAACAGATCGACAAAAAATGGATCAATGCGTCGGCAAATCCTTGGTTTCAGAAAATCCTATCTCAACGTAACCTTTCATTCCAATCCTTAACGGAGAGAATTTGCCAGAAACTGAAAGAAAAAATAACTGAGCTTGAAGAGGAAACCCCTTTTAAAATAAGGATCCATGGAGATTATCATCTTGGGCAAGTCTTGTGGACTGGATCAGATTATTTTATCATCGATTTTGAAGGTGAACCCAACCGGTCGATTGACAAAAGAAAAATGCTCTGGCCTGCCTTAAAAGATGTGGCAGGAATGCTTAGATCTTTCCATTATGCTGCTTACTCTTTTTTTAGTCCAATAGATACCCCTTCTAAGAGGATCTTGGCAGCCTTCTGGTATTCGA
Encoded proteins:
- a CDS encoding maltokinase N-terminal cap-like domain-containing protein, with protein sequence MDLLFCQTPQRKEAAIKALKDYLPHCRWFSSKSQSITQLEFEEEIFLDPFRKEFSLLFVRITYDKGPEAQDLFLLPLQRKSLPEAQHSGREILFYCEDLALCWVEATANNHISQLFLELIVHEKESKGRRGSIRGSSSQLFFNQKDISFKEKGQFLGTEQSNSSYIFDQKFFFKLYRKLEAGENPESEILSFLTEKTTFGNIPSYLGKIEFFLNGSKYVIGLLTKYVPNEGNGWKRALSCLERYHKFAQEILSSSDLSHFPIEIFHQDCFGLDAIYLGERTAELHLALSSAQGIEGFEPVPLQKTDLKMLFEEAMQQIDKKWINASANPWFQKILSQRNLSFQSLTERICQKLKEKITELEEETPFKIRIHGDYHLGQVLWTGSDYFIIDFEGEPNRSIDKRKMLWPALKDVAGMLRSFHYAAYSFFSPIDTPSKRILAAFWYSKIVEKYLDSYRKRVQSGPILPSTEKSFVALLDFFLIEKAVYEVGYELGSRPAWVPIPLLALLELIE